A DNA window from Streptomyces parvus contains the following coding sequences:
- a CDS encoding winged helix-turn-helix domain-containing protein has translation MDRSPRPRPHGSGAVRLAALAALLADETRAAFCLALLDGRAWTAGELARYAGVAPSTASEHLGRLVAGGLLAEERQGRHRYVRLVDERAAHLVEELASRTASGEPERPRSLRAASAGSALARGRTCYDHLAGRLGIRITEAMTVRGLLRQDTGFALTEAGLEWFAALGISLDRSGRRPLVRGCLDWTERRPHLAGAAGAALCAHVLEAGWCERVGSGRAVRVTSAGVQALSKALGIDAASLTA, from the coding sequence ATGGACCGTTCCCCCCGGCCACGGCCGCACGGCTCCGGCGCCGTACGCCTCGCCGCGCTGGCCGCCCTCCTCGCGGACGAGACCCGCGCCGCCTTCTGCCTGGCGCTCCTGGACGGGCGGGCCTGGACCGCCGGCGAGCTGGCCCGGTACGCCGGTGTCGCCCCGTCCACCGCCAGTGAGCACCTGGGGCGGCTGGTCGCGGGCGGGCTGCTCGCCGAGGAGCGGCAGGGCCGCCACCGCTATGTCCGGCTGGTCGACGAGCGGGCGGCGCACCTGGTGGAGGAGCTGGCCTCCCGGACGGCGTCCGGCGAGCCTGAGCGGCCGCGGTCCCTGCGGGCGGCGAGCGCGGGCAGTGCGCTGGCCCGGGGGCGGACCTGTTACGACCATCTCGCCGGGCGGCTCGGCATCCGGATCACCGAGGCGATGACGGTAAGGGGGCTGCTGCGGCAGGACACCGGGTTCGCGCTGACCGAGGCGGGCCTGGAGTGGTTCGCCGCGCTCGGCATCTCCCTGGACCGGTCCGGGCGGCGCCCCCTGGTGCGGGGCTGCCTGGACTGGACGGAGCGGCGTCCGCACCTCGCAGGGGCGGCGGGGGCGGCGCTGTGCGCGCATGTGCTGGAGGCGGGGTGGTGCGAGCGGGTCGGGTCGGGTCGGGCGGTGCGGGTGACTTCGGCGGGGGTGCAGGCACTGTCCAAGGCGCTGGGCATCGACGCCGCGTCCCTCACCGCTTGA
- a CDS encoding DMT family transporter, which yields MTTTPTPFPVSPPAHRWRAPAAACTTVVLWASAFVSIRSAGEAYSPGALALGRLLAGALVLGAILIIRREGLPRRGAWPGIITSGVLWFGLYMVALNWGEQEVDAGTAAMLVNIGPILIALLGARMLGEGLPRRLLLGMGVSFAGAVVVGLAMSGHGGSSVLGVALCLLAAVAYAAGVVSQKPALAHGSSLQINTFGCLIGAVVCLPFTGVLVSEAADAPLSATLNMVYLGVFPTALAFTTWGYALARTTAGKMGATTYAVPALVVGMAWVLLDEVPTPLGIVGGALCLAGVAVSRSRQQPGPARGIPARPVEGSRQDEERRAERT from the coding sequence ATGACGACGACCCCGACCCCCTTCCCCGTCTCCCCACCGGCCCACCGCTGGCGGGCCCCCGCCGCCGCCTGCACCACCGTCGTGCTGTGGGCCTCCGCCTTCGTCTCCATCCGCAGTGCGGGCGAGGCCTACTCCCCCGGCGCGCTGGCCCTGGGTCGGCTGCTGGCGGGCGCGCTGGTGCTCGGGGCGATCCTGATCATCCGCCGGGAGGGGCTCCCGAGGCGCGGTGCCTGGCCCGGCATCATCACCTCGGGGGTGCTGTGGTTCGGGCTGTACATGGTGGCCCTGAATTGGGGCGAGCAGGAGGTCGACGCGGGAACGGCCGCGATGCTCGTGAACATCGGGCCGATCCTGATCGCCCTGCTCGGCGCCCGCATGCTCGGCGAGGGGCTGCCGCGCCGGCTGCTGCTGGGGATGGGCGTCTCGTTCGCGGGCGCGGTCGTCGTGGGACTCGCGATGTCCGGGCACGGCGGCTCCTCCGTGCTGGGCGTGGCGCTGTGCCTGCTGGCCGCCGTGGCGTACGCGGCGGGCGTGGTGAGCCAGAAGCCGGCCCTCGCGCACGGTTCCTCGCTCCAGATCAACACCTTCGGCTGCCTGATCGGGGCCGTCGTCTGTCTGCCGTTCACCGGGGTGCTGGTCTCCGAGGCCGCCGACGCCCCGCTGTCCGCCACCCTGAACATGGTCTACCTGGGCGTCTTCCCGACCGCGCTGGCCTTCACCACCTGGGGCTATGCGCTGGCCCGGACCACCGCGGGGAAGATGGGCGCGACCACGTACGCGGTCCCGGCGCTCGTCGTGGGGATGGCGTGGGTGCTCCTGGACGAGGTGCCGACCCCGCTCGGCATCGTCGGCGGGGCGCTGTGCCTGGCCGGGGTGGCGGTCTCCCGGAGCCGTCAGCAGCCTGGGCCCGCACGGGGAATTCCGGCGCGGCCGGTGGAGGGGTCCCGTCAGGACGAGGAGCGCCGAGCGGAACGGACGTAA
- a CDS encoding Zn-dependent alcohol dehydrogenase, translating to MVRAAVLPAVGAPLEITDIVLPEPGPGQVRIALTAAGVCHSDLSLSNGTMRVPVPAVLGHEGAGTVLAVGEGVTHVAPGDGAVLNWAPSCGVCFHCGIGEVWLCADALKGISRLHARTADGTDLHPGLNVAAFAEETVVAANCVLPAPDGVPLTDAALLGCAVLTGYGAVRHSARVREGESVVVFGIGGVGLAVLQAARIAGASRVIAVDVSPAKEELARRAGATDYVIASATTPREIRKLTGGQGADVAVECVGRPATIRAAWESTRRGGRTTVVGIGGKDQEVTFNALEIFHWGRSLTGCVYGNSDPAHDLPVLADHIRAGRFDLSMMVTEHIALDGIPAAFDNMIAGKGGRALVVF from the coding sequence GTGGTCCGCGCCGCCGTACTTCCCGCCGTCGGAGCTCCGCTGGAGATCACCGACATCGTCCTGCCGGAGCCCGGCCCCGGCCAGGTGCGTATCGCACTCACCGCCGCCGGGGTCTGCCACTCCGACCTCTCCCTGTCCAACGGCACCATGCGCGTCCCGGTGCCGGCCGTCCTCGGTCACGAGGGAGCGGGCACCGTCCTGGCCGTCGGCGAGGGCGTCACGCACGTCGCGCCCGGCGACGGTGCCGTCCTCAACTGGGCCCCCTCCTGCGGGGTCTGCTTCCACTGCGGGATCGGCGAGGTGTGGCTCTGCGCCGACGCCCTCAAGGGAATCTCCCGGCTCCACGCCCGTACGGCGGACGGCACCGATCTCCACCCCGGGCTCAACGTGGCGGCCTTCGCGGAGGAGACCGTCGTCGCCGCCAACTGCGTCCTCCCCGCCCCCGACGGCGTCCCGCTCACCGACGCCGCCCTCCTCGGCTGCGCGGTCCTGACCGGCTACGGGGCGGTCCGCCACAGCGCCCGGGTCCGCGAGGGCGAGAGCGTCGTCGTCTTCGGGATCGGCGGCGTCGGCCTCGCCGTGCTCCAGGCCGCCCGGATCGCGGGCGCCTCCAGGGTCATCGCGGTCGACGTCTCCCCGGCCAAGGAGGAGCTGGCCCGGCGGGCGGGCGCCACCGACTACGTCATCGCCTCCGCCACCACCCCGCGCGAGATCCGCAAGCTGACCGGCGGCCAGGGCGCGGACGTCGCGGTGGAGTGCGTCGGCCGGCCCGCGACCATCCGGGCCGCCTGGGAGTCCACCCGGCGCGGCGGCCGCACCACGGTCGTCGGGATCGGGGGCAAGGACCAGGAAGTCACCTTCAACGCGCTGGAGATCTTCCACTGGGGCCGGTCCCTGACGGGCTGCGTCTACGGCAACAGCGACCCGGCCCACGATCTGCCCGTCCTCGCCGACCACATCCGCGCGGGCCGCTTCGACCTGTCGATGATGGTCACCGAGCACATCGCCCTGGACGGCATCCCCGCCGCCTTCGACAACATGATCGCGGGCAAGGGCGGCCGCGCGCTGGTGGTGTTCTAG
- a CDS encoding aldehyde dehydrogenase family protein has product MQAHDQMYIDGAWRPAVGRDTIAVVNPADEQVIAHVPAGTAEDVDAAVRAARAAFPAWAATPPAERAARLTALADALAARKDLLAETITAELGSPLPLSQAVHAGVPVLVAASYAELAARHAFEERIGNSTVLLEPVGVVGAITPWNYPLHQIVAKVAAALAAGCTVVLKPAEDTPLTAQLFAEATEAAGLPPGVFNLVTGLGPVAGQALAAHEDVDLVSFTGSTAVGKQIGATAGAAVKRVALELGGKSANVILPGADLAKAVNVGIANVMSNSGQSCSAWTRMLVDAERYDEAVELAANAVTRYVAGERVGPLVNAKQQARVRGYIAQGIAEGARLIAGGPDAPLETGYYVSPTVFADVTPDMTIAQEEIFGPVVSILRYEDVDDALRIANDTVYGLAGAVWAADDEEAVAFARRMDTGQVDINGGRFNPLAPFGGYKQSGVGRELGPHGLAEYLQTKSLQF; this is encoded by the coding sequence ATGCAGGCCCATGACCAGATGTACATCGACGGTGCGTGGCGGCCCGCCGTCGGCCGGGACACGATCGCGGTCGTGAACCCGGCGGACGAGCAGGTCATCGCCCACGTACCGGCGGGGACGGCGGAGGACGTCGACGCGGCGGTGCGGGCCGCGCGCGCCGCCTTCCCCGCCTGGGCCGCGACCCCGCCCGCCGAGCGCGCAGCCCGGCTCACCGCGCTGGCCGACGCGCTGGCCGCCCGCAAGGACCTGCTGGCGGAGACGATCACGGCGGAGCTCGGCTCACCGCTGCCGCTGTCGCAGGCGGTCCACGCGGGCGTGCCCGTGCTGGTGGCCGCCTCGTACGCCGAACTGGCCGCCCGTCACGCCTTCGAGGAGCGGATCGGCAACTCCACCGTGCTGCTGGAGCCGGTCGGCGTGGTCGGTGCGATCACCCCCTGGAACTACCCGCTCCACCAGATCGTCGCCAAGGTCGCCGCCGCGCTCGCCGCGGGCTGCACCGTCGTCCTCAAGCCCGCCGAGGACACCCCGCTCACCGCCCAGCTCTTCGCCGAGGCCACCGAGGCCGCCGGTCTGCCGCCGGGGGTCTTCAATCTCGTCACCGGCCTGGGACCGGTCGCGGGCCAGGCGCTCGCCGCCCACGAGGACGTCGACCTGGTCTCGTTCACCGGTTCCACCGCCGTCGGCAAGCAGATCGGCGCCACCGCCGGGGCCGCGGTCAAGCGCGTCGCCCTGGAGCTGGGCGGCAAGTCCGCCAATGTGATCCTGCCCGGCGCGGACCTCGCCAAGGCGGTCAACGTCGGCATCGCCAACGTGATGAGCAACTCCGGTCAGTCGTGCAGCGCCTGGACCCGGATGCTGGTGGACGCCGAACGGTACGACGAGGCCGTGGAGCTGGCGGCGAACGCCGTCACCAGGTACGTGGCCGGGGAGCGGGTCGGTCCGCTCGTCAACGCCAAGCAGCAGGCCCGGGTGCGCGGTTACATCGCCCAGGGCATCGCGGAGGGCGCCCGGCTGATCGCGGGCGGCCCGGACGCGCCCCTGGAGACCGGCTACTACGTCAGCCCGACCGTCTTCGCCGACGTCACCCCGGACATGACGATCGCCCAGGAGGAGATCTTCGGCCCGGTCGTCTCGATCCTGCGGTACGAGGACGTGGACGACGCGCTCCGGATCGCCAACGACACGGTGTACGGGCTCGCCGGGGCCGTGTGGGCAGCCGACGACGAGGAGGCGGTGGCCTTCGCCCGCCGGATGGACACCGGGCAGGTCGACATCAACGGCGGGCGGTTCAACCCGCTGGCCCCGTTCGGCGGCTACAAGCAGTCGGGGGTCGGCCGCGAGCTGGGCCCGCACGGTCTGGCGGAATACCTCCAGACCAAGTCGCTCCAGTTCTGA
- a CDS encoding DinB family protein, translating into MTATPRNRTRRRDTPPPRTGDSEAEVLRGFLDYLRASIAEKVEGAPGPAARAAGVPSGTNLLGLLRHLTFVERATFLGDRVTDWPSTFHAAPEDGVAEVVARYREAVAEANAVLDGCADLGAPLPRARPGKPSPSVRWALTHLIEETGRHAGHADILRELIDGSTGR; encoded by the coding sequence ATGACCGCCACGCCCCGCAACCGCACCCGACGCCGGGACACCCCGCCGCCCCGGACCGGCGACAGCGAGGCGGAGGTGTTGCGCGGCTTCCTCGACTACCTGCGCGCCTCGATCGCGGAGAAGGTCGAGGGCGCACCCGGTCCGGCGGCCCGGGCCGCCGGGGTGCCGTCGGGGACGAACCTGCTGGGCCTGCTCCGGCATCTGACCTTCGTCGAGCGGGCCACCTTCCTCGGGGACCGCGTCACCGACTGGCCGTCGACGTTCCACGCCGCGCCCGAGGACGGCGTGGCCGAGGTGGTGGCCCGCTACCGGGAGGCGGTCGCGGAGGCGAACGCCGTACTCGACGGGTGCGCCGACCTCGGCGCACCGCTGCCCCGGGCGCGGCCGGGCAAGCCCTCCCCCAGCGTGCGCTGGGCCCTCACCCACCTGATCGAGGAGACCGGGCGGCACGCCGGTCACGCGGACATCCTCCGGGAGCTGATCGACGGTTCGACCGGTCGCTGA